One region of Bosea sp. 29B genomic DNA includes:
- a CDS encoding ATP-binding cassette domain-containing protein — MTGPILSVRGVSKSFPQGGLLNRLLGRDSRLVALDDVSLDVMRGDVVGIVGESGSGKSTLAGLAVGLARPTTGEVLLDGQSMADLMRDHAGPWRRRVQMVFQDSSSALNPRKSVARCLGETLALRGMPKAQRENEIAELLTLVGLGPEIGPRLPHELSGGQRQRIGLARALAMKPEVLIADEPVSALDVSLQAQVINLLSRLTRELGLTLLFISHDLALVRTLSSRIVVMRKGAIVEQGPCLDVLDRPQHPYTQALIAAVPKGLAGRRMPLPVRADVAAPETWEDIHGAA; from the coding sequence ATGACCGGCCCGATCCTGTCGGTGCGCGGCGTCTCCAAATCCTTCCCGCAGGGCGGGCTGCTCAACCGCCTGCTCGGGCGCGACAGCCGGCTCGTCGCGCTTGACGATGTCAGCCTCGATGTCATGCGTGGCGACGTTGTCGGCATCGTCGGCGAGAGCGGCTCGGGCAAGTCGACCCTAGCGGGGCTCGCGGTCGGGCTGGCGCGGCCGACCACAGGCGAGGTCCTGCTCGATGGCCAGTCGATGGCGGACCTGATGCGCGACCATGCCGGGCCATGGCGCCGGCGCGTCCAGATGGTCTTCCAGGATTCGAGCAGCGCGCTGAACCCGCGCAAGAGCGTCGCACGCTGCCTCGGCGAGACGCTGGCGCTGCGCGGCATGCCCAAAGCGCAGCGCGAGAATGAGATCGCCGAACTGCTGACGCTGGTCGGGCTCGGTCCCGAGATCGGGCCGCGTTTGCCGCACGAACTCTCCGGTGGCCAGCGCCAGCGCATCGGCCTCGCCCGGGCGCTGGCGATGAAGCCGGAGGTGCTGATCGCCGACGAGCCGGTCTCGGCACTCGACGTCTCCCTGCAGGCGCAGGTGATCAACTTGCTCTCGCGCCTCACCCGCGAGCTCGGCCTGACGCTGCTCTTCATCAGCCACGACCTCGCTTTGGTACGCACGCTGAGCAGCCGCATCGTCGTGATGCGCAAGGGCGCGATCGTCGAGCAGGGGCCTTGCCTCGACGTGCTCGACCGGCCGCAGCATCCCTACACCCAAGCCCTCATCGCCGCCGTGCCGAAGGGCCTGGCCGGCCGGCGCATGCCGCTGCCCGTCCGTGCCGACGTGGCGGCTCCAGAAACCTGGGAAGACATCCATGGCGCAGCATAG
- a CDS encoding ABC transporter substrate-binding protein, producing the protein MLTVPTNRRAFLAAAAGGALGGLLPASLLHAQPNNGKTLTIVLPSNPITIDPINQLNHDAMVLGQTVFENLVEYDVDGVLKPQLAKALPVISADKKTYIFELRDDVTFHNGKKMTAEDVKYSFDYLLDPANKAARRSLFTRITKVTVLDPLKVQFELSEPYGPWLYFLTKYMGIYPVGSRKEHGDDYFKSKPAGVGTGFGVFEEWKPNDYISFRKNPNYWRKGLPHWDRLVVKMIPEDATRVAYLLTGQVDLISAPPPREFNRLKTMPGITGASRPTLGGALLMYTNNLKPPFDDVNFRKAVSAAIDRKTIGEKVYYGLLEPSSVPAPSRGWWFNAEADKELGFDLDKAKALLAKSKYAGGAEFDLSIQAEPYLLDTKDAAIFVQGQLAKIGIKVNLKVYEFSVLIQQAIRGEHQAALQVFMSPGEPSYIMQVCLTPEQVLSKSTGYNNPEFNQTLAAAFAETEEAKLKELYGKLQTLAARDAPIGVLGYVHASNLWRQALQDVKVNQGLTIAPGEVKV; encoded by the coding sequence ATGCTGACCGTGCCGACAAATCGCCGTGCGTTTCTCGCAGCTGCAGCAGGCGGTGCCCTTGGCGGCCTCTTGCCCGCGAGCCTGCTCCATGCCCAGCCGAACAATGGCAAGACGCTGACCATCGTCCTGCCGAGCAATCCGATCACCATCGATCCGATAAACCAGCTCAATCACGATGCGATGGTGCTCGGCCAGACCGTGTTCGAGAACCTGGTCGAATACGATGTCGACGGCGTGCTGAAGCCGCAGCTCGCCAAGGCCCTGCCGGTGATCTCGGCCGACAAGAAGACCTACATTTTCGAGCTGCGCGACGATGTCACCTTCCACAACGGCAAGAAGATGACGGCGGAGGATGTGAAATACTCCTTCGACTACCTGCTCGATCCCGCCAACAAGGCGGCGCGCCGCTCGCTCTTCACCCGCATCACCAAGGTCACGGTGCTGGATCCGCTCAAGGTCCAGTTCGAGCTGTCGGAGCCTTACGGCCCCTGGCTCTATTTCCTGACCAAATACATGGGCATCTACCCCGTTGGCTCGCGCAAGGAGCATGGCGACGACTATTTCAAGTCGAAGCCTGCCGGCGTCGGCACCGGCTTCGGCGTCTTCGAGGAATGGAAGCCGAACGACTATATCAGCTTCAGGAAGAACCCGAACTACTGGCGCAAGGGCCTGCCGCATTGGGACCGGCTCGTCGTCAAGATGATCCCCGAGGACGCGACCCGCGTCGCCTATCTGCTGACCGGGCAGGTCGACCTGATCAGTGCGCCGCCGCCGCGCGAGTTCAACCGGCTGAAGACCATGCCCGGCATCACCGGCGCCTCGCGTCCGACGCTGGGCGGGGCGCTGCTGATGTATACAAACAATCTCAAGCCGCCCTTTGACGACGTCAATTTCCGCAAGGCGGTTTCCGCTGCGATCGACCGCAAGACGATCGGCGAGAAGGTCTATTACGGGCTGCTCGAGCCCTCGTCCGTGCCGGCGCCTTCGCGCGGCTGGTGGTTCAACGCCGAGGCGGACAAGGAGCTCGGCTTCGATCTCGACAAGGCGAAAGCCCTGCTCGCCAAGTCGAAATACGCTGGTGGTGCCGAGTTCGACCTCAGCATCCAGGCCGAGCCCTATCTGCTCGACACCAAGGATGCAGCGATCTTCGTGCAGGGGCAGCTCGCCAAGATCGGCATCAAGGTCAATCTCAAGGTCTACGAGTTCTCGGTCCTGATCCAACAGGCGATCCGCGGCGAGCATCAGGCGGCGCTGCAGGTCTTCATGTCGCCCGGCGAGCCGAGCTACATCATGCAGGTCTGCCTGACGCCGGAGCAGGTGCTGTCCAAGAGCACGGGCTACAACAATCCCGAGTTCAACCAGACTCTGGCAGCGGCCTTCGCGGAGACGGAAGAAGCCAAGCTCAAGGAGCTCTACGGCAAGCTGCAGACGCTCGCCGCCCGCGACGCGCCGATCGGCGTGCTCGGCTATGTCCACGCCTCCAATCTCTGGCGGCAGGCGCTGCAGGATGTGAAGGTCAACCAGGGCCTGACCATCGCGCCCGGCGAGGTCAAGGTTTGA
- a CDS encoding ABC transporter permease, with protein sequence MLRLVAGRIVSSIGTLLFVGLALFALTRSGPGSPARIVLGADATAEQIAQFEQAHGLDRPFLSQYAAWLGDILRGDFGRSFVTGRDVATDIVNALPVTLSIVLFAFAIALVCGVGIGVLAALRPGGTFDRVSRFAAVLGLSIPAFWLGIVLIRFLAVDLRWLPPGGYFPLSAGLKLHLQSILMPSLSLAVYYIAVLARMTQASLQETLRGDYVRTARAMGLSSRQVVFYALVNALPPVVNLAALSFGYMFGWALIIEQVFNIPGLSRALLNAISQRDFLLLQGIVFLFTAIFVFANLGADLINRVLDPRQRAAA encoded by the coding sequence ATGCTCCGCCTCGTCGCAGGCCGCATCGTCTCCTCGATCGGCACGCTGCTCTTCGTCGGCCTCGCGCTGTTCGCGCTGACGCGCTCCGGTCCGGGCTCCCCGGCCCGGATCGTGCTCGGGGCTGATGCGACGGCCGAGCAGATCGCGCAGTTCGAGCAGGCGCATGGCCTCGACCGGCCCTTCCTCTCGCAATATGCCGCCTGGCTCGGCGACATCTTGCGCGGGGATTTCGGCAGGTCCTTCGTCACCGGTCGCGACGTCGCGACCGACATTGTGAACGCCCTGCCGGTGACGCTGTCGATCGTACTCTTCGCCTTCGCCATCGCGCTCGTCTGCGGCGTCGGCATCGGCGTTCTCGCCGCGCTACGGCCGGGCGGTACCTTCGACCGGGTCAGTCGCTTCGCCGCGGTGCTCGGCCTGTCGATCCCGGCCTTCTGGCTCGGCATCGTGCTGATCCGCTTCCTCGCCGTCGACCTGCGCTGGTTGCCGCCGGGCGGTTATTTCCCGCTCTCGGCCGGCCTCAAGCTGCACCTGCAGAGCATCCTGATGCCTTCGCTCTCGCTCGCCGTCTACTACATCGCCGTGCTGGCGCGGATGACGCAGGCGAGCCTGCAGGAGACCTTGCGCGGCGACTATGTCCGCACCGCCCGCGCCATGGGGCTCTCTTCCCGCCAGGTCGTGTTCTACGCGCTGGTCAACGCGCTGCCGCCGGTCGTCAATCTCGCCGCGCTCTCCTTCGGCTACATGTTCGGCTGGGCGCTGATCATCGAGCAGGTCTTCAACATCCCCGGCCTGTCGCGCGCACTGTTGAACGCGATCTCGCAGCGCGACTTCCTGCTGTTGCAGGGCATCGTCTTCCTGTTCACCGCGATCTTCGTCTTCGCCAATCTCGGCGCCGACCTGATCAACCGCGTGCTCGATCCGCGCCAGAGGGCGGCGGCATGA
- a CDS encoding ABC transporter permease → MSSLRKALDGLDWSGWLGAGIVGLIVLAAIFAPLIAPYDPLALNIEDRLAAPDLRHWLGTDQGGRDVLSRILFGARASLSVGVGAVLIGALIGVSAGVVAAYKGGLGEQVVMRIVDGVASIPLLVWAIAIVGILGVGPLPVGPLLLPNEVKIVVLVGCLFSPVFARVTYAVARRIASADYVRARFLQGASHWQIVSGDVLPNCLSPIIVQGTLLVAIGIVIEASISFVGLGVQPPQPSWGTMLSDARSAIYSGEWWLPVFPGLAISLTVIGFNLLGDAVRELFDPRSEARTLVA, encoded by the coding sequence ATGAGCAGTCTGCGCAAAGCCCTTGATGGTCTCGACTGGAGCGGCTGGCTCGGGGCCGGCATCGTCGGGCTGATCGTGCTCGCCGCGATCTTCGCGCCGCTGATCGCGCCTTACGATCCGCTCGCGCTCAACATCGAGGACAGGCTGGCGGCGCCCGATTTGAGGCACTGGCTCGGCACCGACCAGGGCGGCCGTGACGTGCTGAGCCGCATCCTGTTCGGCGCGCGCGCCTCGCTCTCGGTCGGGGTTGGCGCGGTGCTGATCGGCGCGCTGATCGGCGTCTCCGCCGGGGTCGTCGCCGCCTATAAGGGCGGGCTCGGCGAGCAGGTCGTGATGCGCATCGTCGACGGTGTTGCCTCGATCCCGCTCTTGGTCTGGGCGATCGCCATCGTCGGCATCCTCGGCGTCGGGCCGCTGCCGGTGGGGCCGCTGCTGCTGCCGAACGAGGTCAAGATCGTCGTCCTCGTCGGCTGCCTGTTCTCGCCGGTCTTCGCCCGCGTCACCTATGCGGTGGCCAGGCGCATTGCCAGTGCCGACTATGTCCGCGCCCGCTTCCTGCAGGGCGCCTCGCACTGGCAGATCGTCAGCGGCGACGTGCTGCCGAACTGCCTCTCGCCGATCATCGTGCAGGGCACGCTGCTGGTTGCGATCGGCATCGTCATCGAGGCCTCGATCAGCTTCGTCGGTCTCGGCGTGCAGCCGCCACAGCCGAGCTGGGGCACCATGCTCTCGGACGCCCGCAGCGCGATCTATTCCGGCGAATGGTGGCTGCCGGTCTTCCCGGGCCTTGCCATCTCGCTGACGGTGATCGGCTTCAACCTGCTCGGCGATGCGGTGCGCGAACTGTTCGACCCGCGCAGCGAAGCCAGGACACTGGTCGCATGA
- a CDS encoding LysR family transcriptional regulator — translation MRYTFGQAEAFYWVARLGGFRAAALHLNLSQPTVSLRIKELERILDGELFDRSLYRPVPTTLGNAIYADVERMLAHAEQVQRHSKDGLRGKSLLRIGAADSFAAAILPDLLAQLARRHAELQVDVTVDFSTKLEQLLLDRSIDIAFLSQPRAHEGVTIVPLWLIDLVWVVGEGLPFAGNVATPENLVDLPIFTNSSPSGLFTTIQMWFGAHGLKPRRLNTCNPLTVIARLASAGTGAAMIPREMIHLSGEKLALRVLEADPPIPSHNLCAMWWNNESADECGYLANLAREIATS, via the coding sequence ATGCGCTATACCTTCGGTCAGGCGGAAGCGTTCTACTGGGTGGCCCGGCTCGGCGGGTTTCGCGCCGCTGCCCTGCATCTCAACCTGTCGCAACCGACGGTCAGCCTGCGCATCAAGGAACTCGAGCGCATCCTCGACGGCGAGCTCTTCGACCGCTCGCTCTACCGCCCCGTGCCGACGACGCTCGGCAATGCGATCTATGCCGATGTCGAGCGCATGCTGGCCCATGCCGAGCAGGTGCAGCGCCACAGCAAGGACGGCTTGCGCGGCAAGAGCCTGCTGCGCATCGGCGCCGCCGATTCCTTCGCAGCCGCCATCCTGCCGGACCTGCTCGCCCAGCTGGCGCGCCGCCATGCCGAATTGCAGGTCGACGTCACCGTCGACTTCAGCACCAAGCTCGAGCAGCTCCTGCTCGACCGCTCGATCGACATCGCCTTCCTCTCGCAGCCGCGCGCTCATGAGGGGGTCACCATCGTCCCGCTCTGGCTGATCGATCTCGTCTGGGTGGTGGGCGAAGGCCTGCCCTTTGCTGGCAATGTCGCGACGCCAGAGAACCTGGTCGACCTGCCGATCTTCACCAACAGCTCGCCATCCGGCCTGTTCACCACGATTCAGATGTGGTTCGGCGCGCATGGCCTCAAGCCACGTCGCCTCAACACCTGCAACCCGCTGACCGTGATCGCCCGCCTCGCCAGCGCCGGCACCGGCGCGGCGATGATCCCGCGCGAGATGATCCACCTCTCCGGCGAGAAGCTGGCGCTGCGCGTGCTCGAAGCCGATCCACCGATCCCCTCGCACAATCTTTGCGCGATGTGGTGGAACAACGAATCCGCCGACGAGTGCGGCTATCTCGCCAATCTCGCACGTGAGATCGCGACCAGCTGA
- a CDS encoding ABC transporter ATP-binding protein — protein MSPALLSVEGLRVGFRSAGGGMVEAVRGVDFSVAPGEAVGIVGESGSGKSLSMLAVMRLLGAPARATGGRVLFDGEDLLAADERRMRALRGRDIAMVFQDPQSSLNPALTIGRQITDVVRAHRGVSSAEARRIAAEALERVGIRDAGKRLASYPHEFSGGMRQRALIAMAIACRPRLLIADEPTTALDVTVQAQIVDLIAELRRELGLAVVFISHNLQLVAEIVDRVVVMYGGKVVEDGPVEAIERAPRHPYTSLLKACVPSLTGPVGPLTAIEGAPPRLGRLPVGCPFSPRCPDAVEPCANEMPALVADAGHRTACWRPR, from the coding sequence ATGAGCCCGGCCCTGCTCAGCGTCGAGGGCCTGCGCGTCGGCTTCCGCTCGGCCGGTGGCGGCATGGTCGAGGCGGTGCGCGGCGTCGACTTTTCAGTCGCGCCGGGCGAAGCAGTCGGCATCGTCGGCGAGTCCGGCTCGGGCAAGAGCCTCAGCATGCTGGCGGTGATGCGCCTGCTCGGTGCGCCGGCACGGGCCACCGGCGGGCGGGTGCTCTTCGACGGCGAAGACCTACTCGCCGCGGATGAAAGGCGGATGCGGGCGTTGCGCGGGCGCGACATCGCCATGGTCTTCCAGGACCCGCAGAGCTCGCTCAACCCGGCGCTGACCATCGGCCGCCAGATCACCGATGTGGTGCGGGCGCATCGTGGCGTCTCGTCGGCCGAAGCCAGGCGCATCGCGGCGGAGGCGCTGGAGCGCGTCGGCATCCGCGATGCCGGCAAGCGCCTCGCCTCCTATCCGCATGAATTCTCCGGCGGCATGCGCCAGCGCGCGCTGATCGCGATGGCGATCGCCTGCCGGCCGCGCCTGCTGATTGCCGACGAGCCGACCACGGCGCTCGATGTCACCGTGCAGGCCCAGATCGTCGACCTTATCGCGGAACTCCGCCGTGAACTCGGCCTCGCCGTCGTCTTCATCTCGCACAACCTGCAACTCGTCGCCGAGATCGTCGACCGTGTCGTCGTGATGTATGGCGGCAAGGTCGTCGAGGACGGGCCGGTCGAGGCGATCGAGCGCGCTCCGCGCCATCCCTATACCAGCCTGCTCAAGGCCTGCGTGCCGAGCCTGACCGGTCCGGTCGGGCCGCTCACGGCGATCGAAGGGGCGCCGCCGCGGTTGGGCCGTTTGCCGGTAGGCTGCCCGTTCTCGCCGCGCTGCCCGGATGCCGTCGAGCCCTGCGCCAATGAGATGCCGGCGCTGGTCGCCGATGCCGGGCACCGCACCGCCTGCTGGAGGCCGCGATGA